GAAAGGGGAATGGGTCGAAGCAGCGCGGGTTGTTGTACGTTGGGTCGTTTCCAATGCCAAGCCGTGTACCCGAAGCGAGCGCCCAACCCGCGTGAATTGCAGACGATAGGACGCCCAGCAAATATGCGTCACTGCTTCCCACCACTACGATCTTTTCGTCAGGGGCAATCTCCGGATCGACGAACGTAAAATATCGGTGACGGGCTACATACGGCGTGACGATGAACCTTTCAAGATCCGCTACCAACTGCCGGACCTTTGGGTTTGGCTCTCCAAATCGCCACCATTGCATACGGCGGCTCTCACGCTTGTTCGCCTCCCGCTCCGGCTTGACTCGATCACGGACGATTTCGTAGAGAACGGGATATCGACGCGCTTCATCCTCCGTTCGCAACCCGAAGTCGATCACCCAGACGTTGCGCGGACGCGCAGCCAAGTCCTTTCCATTGCGGTATGGCCTCAGGACTTCAGCATTACGCGCGTCGATCTTGACAAGGGCTTGTGCTTTCTCAGCGGAAATCAAGAATCCTGATCCGACAAGCGTAAAGCCGCGTGCCGACATGCCAGCATTCCCGACGAGTGAAATACGGCTGGCCGCCGCGATGTCCGCATGCACGGTCAGATCCGCGTTTAGCCTCTCTGCGTGCACCTCCGAGATCACCTGACCTCTTTCGTTGACTTGGACCAGAGTCGCCGGACCAGGTTGACCCAGAACCGTCATTGCCACCCGTATCGCAGCGCTCCCCACCTCATCCACCCACGGGTGATCGGCTACCGTCCAGATGACCGAGGCCCCGCGAGTGGCTGCAATGTTGATCAGCGTGCGGTTGAATGGCTGGGTGATGGAGTTGGTCGTAATCAGGCCGGCCCTGATCGTACGCCGATTGGCTACATCTTCGGCAGCTCGGTACCACCAGTACATCACGAGGTCGGCGCTTTCGGGAATCTCTGGGTACGCGCTACGAAGTGCATCAACGTAACCGTCTCCAAATGCCTCCCTCATGCGCTTGTTGCCGAGATAGGGCGGATTGCCAACAGTAAAATCGCCTTGAGGCCATGGGGCCTGTCGCGCGCCGCGATACTCGTAATACGGCAACCGCGCGTCGGGATCTGGCACCAGCTTGCCGGTGACGGGGTGCACGATGCGCGGGGTTGGGTCAAGCCGAGATCTCTCCGGGATCTCCACGATCTCGTCCCAGGCGAGCACGGCATCGCGCAGCTCCAGCGTGCCGGTGTCCTTGAGCACCGGCTCGGGCGGGTTGACGCCCTTGTGGTGCTCCATCCAGAACTGATGATAGCCTATCCATAGTGTAAGTTCTGCGATCTCGCGCGCCCACGGCTTGACCTCGATGCCGTGGAACTGCCATGGGCCAACTTCCTCGATCCCAAGTTCCGGATGCCGAGTGATCTCCTCGATCGCACGGAGAACCTCGAGTTCGAGGCGTTTGACGAGATGTAAGCATACATACAGGAAATTCCCGCTTCCGCACGCGGGATCCAAGAAGCGCAGGCCGCGCAGCCACGCGTGAAAGCCGCGCAGCTCGCCCAGGGCGGCGTCGCGGTCCTTCTTCCTGCGCGAGGCGGCGAGCTCGGCCGCGTGCGCCTGCACGGGCGCCCAGCGCTCGCGCAGGGGCACGTCCACGGTCTGGCGCACCACTCGCTCCACGTACTCGCGCGGCGTGTACTCCGCGCCCAGCCGGTGGCGCTCCT
Above is a genomic segment from Longimicrobium sp. containing:
- a CDS encoding class I SAM-dependent DNA methyltransferase, with amino-acid sequence MLEDLWRAMDEGRRFGLRRLLRFNGHFFRDAKALPLTADDIAVLAEAAAADWRYVEPTIFGTLLTRALDAKERHRLGAEYTPREYVERVVRQTVDVPLRERWAPVQAHAAELAASRRKKDRDAALGELRGFHAWLRGLRFLDPACGSGNFLYVCLHLVKRLELEVLRAIEEITRHPELGIEEVGPWQFHGIEVKPWAREIAELTLWIGYHQFWMEHHKGVNPPEPVLKDTGTLELRDAVLAWDEIVEIPERSRLDPTPRIVHPVTGKLVPDPDARLPYYEYRGARQAPWPQGDFTVGNPPYLGNKRMREAFGDGYVDALRSAYPEIPESADLVMYWWYRAAEDVANRRTIRAGLITTNSITQPFNRTLINIAATRGASVIWTVADHPWVDEVGSAAIRVAMTVLGQPGPATLVQVNERGQVISEVHAERLNADLTVHADIAAASRISLVGNAGMSARGFTLVGSGFLISAEKAQALVKIDARNAEVLRPYRNGKDLAARPRNVWVIDFGLRTEDEARRYPVLYEIVRDRVKPEREANKRESRRMQWWRFGEPNPKVRQLVADLERFIVTPYVARHRYFTFVDPEIAPDEKIVVVGSSDAYLLGVLSSAIHAGWALASGTRLGIGNDPTYNNPRCFDPFPFPDPPQELREEIGRVAEALDRHRKDAIARDERVTMTGMYNVVEKLRSGEKLTDKERAVHEIAACGVLRDYHDELDRLVARAYGWPWPMEREEVLERLVALHDERVEEEKRGIVRWLRPEYQIPRFGGAAPAAEPALELPEPPAAEATPADETRPWPAGAVEQIGAVKARLTGAAATPGEVAAAFTGAPVALVARHLETLSMVGEVRLLDGHRYEAVAEPL